One segment of Alistipes finegoldii DSM 17242 DNA contains the following:
- a CDS encoding copper homeostasis protein CutC, producing the protein MTTELCAYSIEACETARRAGVARVELCASPYEGGTTPSAAAIRMVRRIEGLQLSVMIRPRGGDFLYDDAEFRQMLEEVRFARECGADGVVFGLLTPDGRVDTARTAALVAEAGPMQTTFHRAFDMTCDLSDALEEIVRAGCTRILTSGGRNTASEGIGDLRALVVRAAGRIEIMAGSGVNPSNVRQLAATGVDALHFSARGMRPSGMAYRNPQISMGGCPGVPEYASPCADEQTIRQILNELNR; encoded by the coding sequence ATGACGACCGAACTTTGTGCCTATTCCATTGAAGCGTGCGAGACCGCCCGCCGTGCGGGTGTCGCGCGCGTCGAACTCTGCGCCTCGCCCTACGAGGGCGGCACGACCCCTTCGGCCGCGGCCATCCGTATGGTGCGCCGCATCGAAGGCTTGCAGCTCAGTGTGATGATCCGTCCCCGCGGCGGAGATTTCCTCTATGACGACGCCGAATTCCGGCAGATGCTCGAAGAGGTGCGCTTCGCCCGCGAATGCGGCGCCGACGGCGTGGTCTTCGGCTTGCTGACGCCCGACGGACGGGTCGATACGGCGCGTACGGCGGCCCTCGTGGCCGAAGCCGGGCCGATGCAGACCACCTTCCACCGGGCGTTCGACATGACGTGCGACCTTTCCGATGCGCTGGAGGAGATCGTCCGCGCCGGATGCACCCGCATCCTGACTTCCGGCGGCCGCAATACGGCGTCCGAAGGCATCGGCGACCTCCGCGCGCTCGTCGTGCGGGCTGCGGGCCGCATCGAGATCATGGCCGGCAGCGGCGTGAATCCGTCGAACGTGCGGCAACTGGCCGCGACGGGTGTCGATGCCCTCCATTTCAGCGCGCGCGGCATGCGGCCGAGCGGCATGGCATACCGCAATCCGCAGATTTCGATGGGCGGCTGTCCCGGCGTGCCGGAGTACGCTTCGCCCTGCGCCGACGAACAGACCATCCGACAAATCCTGAACGAATTAAACCGATGA
- a CDS encoding Hsp20/alpha crystallin family protein — protein MTPARTNQNWLPGIFNEILGDNWLAERRSTTAPAVNIIDGENEYKVEVAAPGMTKEDFKVHINEDNELVISLEKKTENKEEDAKRKGTYLRREFSYTQFQQSLLLPDNIERENISAKVENGVMTIDIPKKKIEETAAATRQIEVK, from the coding sequence ATGACACCTGCAAGAACGAATCAGAACTGGCTGCCGGGAATTTTCAACGAGATTCTGGGCGACAACTGGCTGGCCGAGCGCCGCAGCACCACGGCTCCCGCCGTCAACATCATCGACGGTGAAAACGAATACAAGGTCGAGGTCGCCGCTCCGGGTATGACCAAGGAGGACTTCAAGGTCCACATCAACGAAGACAACGAGCTGGTGATCTCGCTGGAGAAGAAGACCGAGAACAAGGAGGAGGACGCCAAGCGCAAAGGCACCTACCTGCGCCGCGAATTCTCCTACACGCAGTTCCAGCAGAGCCTGCTGCTGCCCGACAATATCGAGCGCGAGAATATTTCGGCCAAGGTCGAAAACGGTGTGATGACCATCGACATTCCCAAGAAGAAGATCGAGGAGACTGCCGCCGCCACGCGCCAGATCGAGGTTAAATAG
- a CDS encoding Crp/Fnr family transcriptional regulator, translating into MEFTEILRGRYGLSERAAGVLMRHASQSVHARKEIIVEEGQRDQEIRFVTEGSARSYVMREDKCVILSFAFEGDPTSSTLGAWPGGISGHTIETMEPTTLVRLPREEIDRLFAADAELADWGRRMAEEQLRRHEEYFADFAWRDKSEQYKRVLREYPQLLQRIALKDLAAYLFLTPQSLSRIRAEIK; encoded by the coding sequence ATGGAATTCACCGAAATACTGCGCGGCCGTTACGGGCTTTCGGAGCGGGCTGCCGGAGTGCTGATGCGGCATGCGTCGCAAAGCGTCCACGCCCGCAAGGAGATCATCGTCGAGGAGGGACAGCGCGATCAGGAGATCCGCTTCGTGACGGAAGGTTCGGCGCGCTCCTACGTCATGCGCGAGGACAAGTGCGTGATCCTCTCCTTCGCGTTCGAGGGCGATCCGACCTCATCGACGCTCGGAGCATGGCCCGGCGGCATTTCGGGCCACACGATCGAGACCATGGAGCCGACGACGCTCGTGCGCCTGCCGCGCGAGGAGATCGACCGGCTCTTCGCGGCGGACGCCGAACTGGCCGACTGGGGCCGCCGCATGGCCGAAGAGCAGCTGCGCCGGCACGAGGAGTATTTCGCCGACTTCGCATGGCGCGACAAGAGCGAGCAGTACAAGCGCGTACTGCGCGAATATCCCCAATTATTGCAGCGCATCGCGCTGAAAGACCTCGCGGCCTACCTCTTCCTCACGCCCCAAAGCCTGAGCCGCATCCGGGCCGAAATCAAATGA
- a CDS encoding MATE family efflux transporter, translating to MQRDSIDFSSSDVGKLFRRFLFPTVMGMVFSAVFVITDGIFVGRGIGSDALASVNIVAPLFTLGTGLGLMFGMGGSVVASINLAQGKRRVAEINITQSLVLPALLIALLSALLIHWHEPLLLLLGTPGELMVPAREYLVWFTLFLAPLAVFNILMFIVRLDGAPGFAMACNIMAACINIVLDYLFIFVFEWGLAGAAVATGIGYVVGSGVILWYMFRRSRTLRFVKLKISGKSMRLTVRNLWYMSYIGFPALLSELAISSLMIVGNYTFIHYVGKDGVAAYSIACYIFPIIFMVYNGIIQSAQPIISYNYGAGLMRRGRKALRMALGTAALCGAAAFGFTWLCSPWIVGLFLTPDAPAYAIAVQGLPWFAAGYPFFGINVVTIGYYQSIERGRLATGLTVLRGIVLMTFCFLLLPRIAGVTGIWLAVPAAEALETLLLVYLLRSRRFAFA from the coding sequence ATGCAACGAGACAGTATCGATTTCAGCAGTTCGGACGTCGGAAAACTTTTCCGGCGCTTCCTCTTTCCCACGGTCATGGGCATGGTCTTCTCGGCCGTGTTCGTCATCACCGACGGCATCTTCGTAGGGCGGGGCATAGGCAGCGACGCCCTCGCCTCGGTCAATATCGTCGCGCCGCTCTTCACGCTCGGCACGGGGCTGGGACTGATGTTCGGCATGGGCGGCTCGGTCGTGGCGTCGATCAACCTCGCGCAGGGCAAACGACGCGTGGCGGAGATCAACATCACGCAGTCGCTGGTGCTTCCGGCGCTGCTGATCGCCCTGCTCAGCGCCCTGCTGATCCATTGGCACGAACCGCTGCTCCTGCTGCTGGGCACCCCCGGCGAACTGATGGTCCCGGCGCGCGAATACCTCGTATGGTTCACGCTGTTCCTCGCACCGCTGGCCGTCTTCAACATCCTGATGTTCATCGTGCGGCTCGACGGGGCGCCGGGATTCGCCATGGCCTGCAACATCATGGCGGCGTGCATCAACATCGTACTCGACTACCTCTTCATCTTCGTATTCGAATGGGGGCTGGCGGGCGCCGCCGTCGCCACGGGCATCGGTTACGTCGTCGGTTCGGGCGTGATACTTTGGTACATGTTCCGCCGCAGCCGGACGCTCCGGTTCGTGAAGCTCAAGATAAGCGGCAAAAGCATGCGGCTCACGGTGCGCAATCTCTGGTACATGAGCTATATCGGATTCCCGGCGCTGCTGAGCGAGCTGGCCATTTCGAGCCTGATGATCGTCGGCAACTACACCTTTATCCATTACGTCGGCAAGGACGGCGTGGCGGCGTACAGCATCGCCTGCTACATCTTCCCGATCATCTTCATGGTCTACAACGGCATCATCCAGTCGGCGCAGCCGATCATCAGCTACAACTACGGCGCAGGGCTGATGCGGCGCGGCCGGAAAGCGCTGCGAATGGCGCTCGGCACGGCGGCGCTGTGCGGCGCGGCGGCGTTCGGATTCACGTGGCTATGCAGTCCGTGGATCGTCGGGCTGTTCCTGACGCCCGACGCCCCGGCGTACGCCATCGCCGTGCAGGGACTGCCGTGGTTCGCGGCGGGCTATCCCTTCTTCGGGATCAACGTCGTGACGATCGGCTACTACCAGAGCATCGAACGGGGACGGCTCGCAACGGGACTCACCGTTCTGCGCGGCATCGTGCTGATGACGTTCTGCTTTCTGCTCCTGCCGCGTATAGCGGGCGTGACGGGTATCTGGCTCGCGGTGCCTGCGGCCGAGGCGCTCGAAACACTGCTGCTCGTCTATCTGCTGCGCAGCAGACGCTTCGCATTCGCATAA
- the def gene encoding peptide deformylase, whose product MKRFVITVACLLAACAVQKGFTDRECEVIASQSGAVMRLCRIGDRADSLFLRRKAAPLGAEELRSEYFRLLKQGMLLTARDPADEGVGIAAPQVGVSRRLIAVQRFDKPGEPFECYVNPEIVGRSATRSAGREGCLSVPETSGTVLRADRIVLRYLDETTMRPVTDTVEGFTAVIFQHEIDHLDGVLFIDRMQRGN is encoded by the coding sequence ATGAAGAGATTCGTTATAACCGTCGCCTGCCTGCTCGCCGCCTGCGCGGTCCAAAAGGGATTCACCGATAGGGAATGTGAAGTCATTGCCTCGCAGAGCGGGGCGGTCATGCGCTTGTGCCGGATCGGCGACCGTGCCGATTCGCTGTTTTTGCGGCGGAAGGCCGCGCCGCTGGGTGCGGAGGAACTGAGGTCGGAGTATTTCCGCCTGCTGAAGCAGGGCATGCTGCTCACCGCGCGGGATCCGGCCGACGAAGGTGTCGGAATCGCCGCGCCGCAGGTCGGCGTTTCGCGCCGGCTGATCGCCGTGCAGCGTTTCGACAAGCCCGGCGAACCGTTCGAATGCTATGTCAATCCCGAAATCGTCGGTCGCTCGGCGACCCGTTCCGCCGGCAGGGAGGGGTGTCTCTCCGTTCCCGAAACGTCGGGGACGGTTCTGCGTGCTGACCGCATCGTGCTCCGCTATCTGGATGAAACGACCATGCGGCCGGTGACGGATACCGTCGAGGGATTTACCGCCGTGATTTTCCAGCACGAAATCGACCACCTCGACGGGGTGCTGTTCATCGACAGGATGCAGCGCGGGAATTAG
- a CDS encoding GNAT family N-acetyltransferase, whose product MNEDLKYRKAEPADAERIMEIIRQAQAQMRALGSLQWQDGYPARADIDRDIARGYGYVFEKSDAAENPAAAETPQKYDKGTVPGGVIAYGAVVFDGEPAYGAIDGAWLTGGDYVVLHRLAVADGEKGRGVAAEFMRRTEALARGRGVDSFRVDTNFDNRYMLRMLERLRFAYCGKIVYGSGERLAFEKPFEA is encoded by the coding sequence ATGAACGAAGATCTGAAATACCGGAAGGCCGAGCCTGCCGATGCGGAGCGCATCATGGAGATCATCCGGCAGGCGCAGGCCCAGATGCGGGCGCTGGGGAGCCTGCAATGGCAGGACGGCTACCCCGCACGGGCGGACATAGACCGCGATATCGCACGCGGATACGGGTATGTGTTCGAGAAGTCGGACGCGGCGGAGAACCCCGCAGCTGCAGAAACGCCGCAGAAGTACGACAAAGGGACGGTACCCGGCGGCGTGATCGCATACGGGGCGGTGGTTTTCGACGGCGAACCGGCCTACGGGGCGATAGACGGGGCGTGGCTGACCGGGGGCGACTACGTCGTCCTGCACCGGCTGGCGGTGGCCGACGGAGAGAAGGGCCGCGGCGTGGCGGCGGAGTTCATGCGCCGCACCGAAGCGCTGGCCCGCGGACGGGGCGTCGACAGTTTCAGGGTGGACACCAATTTCGACAACCGCTACATGCTGCGGATGCTCGAAAGGCTGAGATTCGCCTACTGCGGCAAAATCGTCTACGGAAGCGGTGAAAGGCTGGCTTTCGAGAAACCCTTCGAAGCATAA
- a CDS encoding helix-turn-helix domain-containing protein, with translation MERKLTQENVRFDTDLNIARIESWRHSISLTTIADLCDYYKISPADLFRNIATHP, from the coding sequence TTGGAACGCAAGCTGACTCAGGAGAACGTACGCTTCGATACCGATCTGAATATCGCACGGATCGAAAGCTGGCGGCACAGTATTTCGCTGACTACGATCGCCGATTTATGTGACTATTATAAGATTTCTCCGGCGGATTTGTTCCGGAACATTGCGACGCATCCCTGA
- a CDS encoding nucleoid-associated protein has translation MLYTEESRIGALAVHIVGNKAKDEPLMVSPSLSDQLSDAALMQTLLAYFMGGFKSEEYFNLYHDTDLTCNEVWNFTCRIFDDPESFYDHSVSLARHLYETGMHPQIKSGEFYVVYFTDCRFGGETVDAVGLFKSETRDTFLDVEEQASGLHIAAHQGINVNKLDKGCVVFNTEREAGFAVCVVDNTNRAEARYWIDDFLHVRQRQDNYHNTHNAMAMCKKYVTKHLPNEFEVSKADQAEMLNETMKYFKEQDSFSLDDFSEKVIRQPEVMESFSRYKQEYEQDRDIRIEDEFAISDSAVKKQARSYKSVIKLDRNFHIYVHGNRSLLEQGEDEKGKFYKVYYEEEE, from the coding sequence ATGCTCTATACCGAAGAATCCCGGATCGGCGCGCTGGCCGTGCATATCGTGGGCAACAAAGCAAAAGACGAGCCGCTGATGGTCTCGCCGTCGCTCTCCGACCAGCTCTCCGACGCGGCCCTGATGCAGACGCTGCTGGCCTATTTCATGGGCGGTTTCAAATCCGAGGAGTATTTCAACCTCTACCACGACACCGACCTGACCTGCAACGAGGTCTGGAATTTCACCTGCAGGATCTTCGACGATCCCGAATCGTTTTACGACCATTCGGTCAGCCTTGCCAGACATCTCTACGAAACCGGCATGCACCCCCAGATCAAGAGCGGGGAGTTCTATGTCGTCTACTTCACCGACTGCCGTTTCGGAGGCGAGACGGTCGATGCCGTCGGGCTGTTCAAGTCCGAGACGCGCGACACGTTTCTCGACGTCGAGGAGCAGGCGTCGGGGCTGCATATCGCCGCGCATCAGGGGATCAACGTCAATAAGCTGGACAAGGGGTGCGTCGTTTTCAACACCGAGCGCGAAGCGGGTTTCGCGGTCTGCGTCGTGGACAACACCAACCGCGCCGAAGCCCGCTACTGGATCGACGATTTCCTGCACGTGCGCCAGCGTCAGGACAACTACCACAATACCCACAACGCGATGGCCATGTGCAAGAAGTACGTGACCAAGCATCTCCCGAACGAATTCGAGGTGTCGAAAGCCGATCAGGCTGAGATGCTCAACGAGACGATGAAATACTTCAAGGAGCAGGACAGCTTTTCGCTGGACGACTTTTCGGAGAAGGTGATCCGCCAGCCCGAAGTCATGGAGAGCTTCTCGCGCTACAAGCAGGAGTACGAGCAGGACCGCGACATCCGCATCGAGGACGAATTCGCCATCTCCGATTCGGCGGTCAAAAAACAGGCCCGTTCCTACAAGAGCGTCATCAAGCTCGACCGCAACTTCCACATCTACGTCCACGGCAACCGCAGTCTGCTCGAACAGGGCGAGGACGAGAAGGGCAAGTTCTACAAGGTCTATTACGAAGAGGAGGAGTAG
- a CDS encoding NAD(P)H-dependent flavin oxidoreductase, with protein sequence MENRITTLFGIRYPIIAGGMIWCSGWRLAAAVSDAGGLGLIGAGSMTPDLLREHIRKCRAATGKPFGVNVPLMYRYAEQIMQVVMEERVPAVFTSAGSPKTWTGQLHAAGCKVAHVVSSTKFALKCQEAGVDAVVAEGFEAGGHNGREETATMALVPQVRTAITIPLIAAGGIATGRGMLAAFALGAEGIQMGTRFALSEESSASDAFKRLCIGLEEGGTMLALKKIGPTRLIRNDFYTAVETAENRGASAEELKELLGRGRSKRGIFEGDLADGELEIGQIASLIRDLPPAGEIVRQIIDEYNAGVKSLTTL encoded by the coding sequence ATGGAAAACAGAATAACCACACTCTTCGGCATTCGCTACCCGATCATCGCGGGCGGCATGATCTGGTGCAGCGGCTGGCGGCTCGCGGCGGCCGTAAGCGACGCGGGCGGACTGGGCCTGATCGGCGCGGGCTCGATGACGCCCGACCTGCTGCGCGAACACATCCGCAAATGCCGCGCGGCGACTGGCAAACCGTTCGGCGTGAACGTCCCCCTGATGTACCGCTACGCGGAGCAGATCATGCAGGTCGTCATGGAAGAGCGGGTCCCGGCGGTATTCACCTCGGCGGGAAGCCCGAAGACATGGACCGGGCAACTGCATGCCGCAGGCTGCAAGGTCGCGCACGTGGTGTCGAGCACGAAATTCGCCCTGAAATGTCAGGAAGCGGGTGTCGATGCGGTCGTCGCCGAGGGATTCGAAGCGGGCGGGCACAACGGCCGCGAGGAGACGGCGACGATGGCGCTGGTTCCGCAGGTGCGCACGGCGATTACGATTCCGCTAATCGCGGCGGGCGGCATCGCCACGGGCCGGGGCATGCTGGCGGCGTTCGCGCTGGGAGCCGAGGGCATTCAGATGGGCACCCGCTTCGCGCTGTCCGAAGAGAGTTCGGCCAGCGACGCCTTCAAACGGCTCTGCATCGGGCTGGAAGAAGGCGGCACGATGCTGGCGCTGAAGAAGATCGGGCCGACGCGCCTGATCCGCAACGACTTCTACACGGCAGTCGAAACCGCCGAAAACCGGGGCGCCTCGGCCGAAGAACTGAAGGAGCTGCTGGGCCGCGGGCGTTCAAAGCGGGGCATTTTCGAGGGCGACCTCGCAGACGGGGAGCTGGAGATCGGACAGATCGCGTCGCTGATCCGCGATCTGCCGCCGGCAGGCGAAATCGTCCGGCAGATCATCGACGAATACAACGCCGGCGTGAAATCGCTCACGACTCTATAG
- a CDS encoding SDR family NAD(P)-dependent oxidoreductase, which produces MKRAIVIGATSGIGRGLAECFAAQGYAVGLVGRRENLLKEIAQADPAAYRFAVADVTRPAETVAALEHLAQELGGMDLCVVCAGTGDLNPSLDFALEETAILTNVLGWTAAADWAYNRFERQGGGHLVVVSSVGGLRGGGAAPAYNASKAYQINYAEGLRQRAAKSRLPLYITDVRPGFVDTAMAKGDGLFWVMPVEKAVRQIVRAVRRRRRVAVVTRRWRIAAWLLRHMPDGIYLKM; this is translated from the coding sequence ATGAAACGAGCTATTGTCATCGGTGCCACTTCCGGCATCGGCCGCGGCCTTGCGGAGTGCTTTGCGGCGCAGGGATATGCCGTGGGGCTGGTCGGCCGCCGGGAAAATCTGTTGAAGGAGATCGCGCAGGCCGATCCTGCTGCATACCGCTTTGCCGTCGCCGACGTGACGCGTCCCGCCGAGACCGTTGCGGCGCTGGAGCATCTGGCCCAAGAACTGGGCGGCATGGATTTATGCGTGGTCTGCGCCGGAACGGGCGATCTGAATCCCTCGCTGGATTTCGCGCTGGAAGAGACGGCCATCCTTACCAACGTGCTGGGCTGGACGGCGGCCGCGGACTGGGCCTACAACCGTTTCGAGCGGCAGGGCGGCGGACATCTGGTCGTCGTCTCGTCGGTCGGTGGACTGCGCGGCGGGGGTGCGGCTCCGGCCTACAACGCTTCGAAAGCCTATCAGATCAACTACGCCGAGGGACTGCGGCAGCGCGCCGCGAAATCCAGACTCCCGCTTTACATCACCGACGTCCGTCCGGGCTTCGTCGATACGGCGATGGCCAAGGGTGACGGTCTGTTCTGGGTGATGCCGGTCGAAAAAGCCGTCCGGCAGATCGTGCGGGCGGTCCGCCGCCGCAGACGGGTTGCGGTCGTCACCCGCCGCTGGCGCATTGCGGCGTGGCTGCTCCGGCATATGCCCGACGGAATCTACCTCAAAATGTAA
- a CDS encoding Crp/Fnr family transcriptional regulator → MDFNRYISAAEFAPLAELFRREGESLFVPKDGCFSFQQVRNRRSGLVEEGAFRYVHATEAGERHVVGYAFAGEFVGDYISMRNDAPAWVSIEAMCDSRVLTLMGERLEKFYRTDAAHERLGRTVAEHMLAEIYERLLQSYVSTPQERYESLLARCPGLLELVPLRELASFLGVRPETLSRIRRRVR, encoded by the coding sequence ATGGATTTCAACCGTTACATATCGGCCGCCGAATTCGCGCCGCTTGCCGAGCTGTTCCGCAGGGAGGGTGAAAGCCTCTTCGTCCCCAAGGACGGCTGTTTTTCGTTCCAGCAGGTCCGCAACCGCCGTAGCGGATTGGTCGAGGAGGGCGCTTTCCGCTATGTGCACGCCACGGAAGCGGGCGAGCGACATGTCGTCGGGTACGCTTTCGCCGGGGAGTTCGTCGGCGACTATATCTCGATGCGCAACGACGCCCCCGCGTGGGTGAGTATCGAAGCGATGTGCGACAGCCGAGTGCTGACGCTGATGGGCGAACGGCTCGAAAAATTCTACCGGACCGACGCTGCACACGAGCGGTTGGGCCGCACCGTCGCCGAGCATATGCTGGCCGAGATTTACGAACGGCTGCTGCAATCGTACGTCTCGACTCCGCAGGAGCGTTACGAATCGCTGCTGGCGCGCTGTCCCGGCCTGCTCGAACTGGTCCCGCTCCGGGAGCTGGCCTCGTTTCTCGGCGTGCGTCCCGAAACGCTGAGCCGCATTCGCCGCCGGGTGCGGTGA
- a CDS encoding zinc-ribbon domain-containing protein, with translation MKTTDFIDKLNAQNSKITVLGTYERNNSKIAVKCDICGWEWTPIPYSLLKGHGCPKCARVKQKTHAEFVEELQSQRDDVVLIGRYVKALEKAKFRCLKCGHEWNVTPAHILSGRGCPACALSRRGASQRLTMELFLERLHEIDPNLVVRKGVEYRNNRTRMPLRCKACGYEYEITPHDVLHSRGCPNCHRACTSFLEQFIYHSFVRVLGESKVLSRDKTAIGAELDIYIPELKAAIEPGSWYWHKNLVARDRKKHRICNEKGIKLVTIYDHYDNETLPFDNCFVTDCDLAHVSNRNKLIDMTKRLFSEFGLDSILDTDEWVKIRKRAKMDSRRMTTEEFKEELFGINYKIRVVGEYTKANDRIKVQCKTCNHTWNAIPASLRLGVGCPKCAGVLQLTHDQFVARLRVLQPDLIPLTEYINTKEKVVVKCKVCGYVWSTQPYHLTATSPRQRTGCPKCSGRGRRTPDEFVAEIANLSPAIKIIGTFVGRNKPILVQCAECNRIWHAWPGSLLKGGGCKVCKSKQAIRQRNRKIRCITTGEIFNTLREAAEKYNVSPSSVCICCTNLPKRKHAGGLEWEYILI, from the coding sequence ATGAAAACAACAGATTTCATAGACAAATTGAACGCACAAAATTCTAAAATTACTGTGCTGGGAACATATGAAAGAAACAACTCTAAAATCGCTGTAAAATGTGACATCTGTGGTTGGGAGTGGACTCCGATTCCATATAGTCTGTTAAAAGGGCATGGATGCCCCAAGTGTGCGAGAGTCAAGCAGAAAACCCATGCCGAGTTTGTTGAGGAATTGCAATCTCAAAGAGACGACGTCGTGCTGATCGGTAGGTATGTAAAAGCGCTCGAAAAAGCCAAATTCAGATGTTTGAAATGCGGACATGAGTGGAATGTCACTCCTGCGCATATCCTTAGTGGCAGGGGATGTCCGGCGTGTGCACTCTCTCGTCGAGGAGCATCCCAGCGTCTGACAATGGAACTGTTTTTAGAGCGTCTTCATGAAATCGATCCGAATCTTGTCGTCAGGAAAGGCGTGGAGTATCGTAACAATCGTACACGTATGCCACTACGCTGTAAGGCTTGTGGATATGAATATGAAATAACACCTCATGATGTTCTGCATAGCCGGGGCTGTCCGAATTGTCACAGAGCATGTACCTCTTTTTTAGAGCAGTTCATATATCATTCTTTTGTTCGTGTTCTTGGGGAATCCAAGGTCCTGTCTAGAGATAAAACCGCAATAGGGGCTGAGTTAGACATATACATACCTGAATTGAAAGCGGCTATAGAACCCGGTTCGTGGTATTGGCATAAAAATCTGGTGGCAAGGGATAGGAAGAAACATCGGATATGTAATGAAAAAGGAATCAAGCTTGTAACCATATATGATCATTATGATAATGAGACTCTTCCTTTTGATAATTGCTTTGTGACTGATTGTGACCTTGCTCATGTCAGCAATAGAAATAAACTGATCGATATGACAAAAAGACTCTTTTCGGAATTTGGCTTGGATTCAATTCTTGATACAGATGAATGGGTAAAAATTAGAAAGAGAGCCAAAATGGATTCAAGACGAATGACTACGGAAGAATTCAAAGAAGAACTCTTCGGAATCAATTATAAAATCAGGGTCGTCGGCGAATATACGAAAGCTAATGACAGGATTAAAGTTCAATGTAAAACCTGTAACCATACATGGAACGCAATACCGGCTTCTTTGCGTTTGGGTGTCGGATGCCCTAAGTGTGCCGGCGTTTTACAACTTACACATGACCAGTTTGTGGCAAGATTACGCGTATTGCAGCCCGATCTGATTCCACTGACAGAATATATCAACACGAAGGAAAAGGTTGTTGTAAAATGTAAAGTATGCGGATATGTATGGTCTACTCAACCTTATCATCTTACTGCAACATCTCCAAGACAAAGAACGGGATGTCCGAAATGTTCGGGTAGGGGCCGGAGAACTCCGGATGAATTTGTTGCGGAGATCGCAAATTTGTCACCTGCAATTAAAATCATTGGAACGTTTGTTGGTAGAAATAAACCTATATTGGTGCAATGTGCCGAATGTAATAGGATTTGGCACGCATGGCCGGGGAGTTTATTGAAGGGCGGCGGTTGTAAAGTTTGCAAATCGAAGCAGGCAATACGACAAAGGAATCGGAAGATAAGGTGCATTACGACCGGAGAGATATTCAATACATTAAGAGAAGCCGCTGAAAAGTACAATGTGAGTCCATCGTCTGTTTGCATATGTTGCACCAATCTTCCAAAGCGTAAGCATGCCGGGGGACTGGAGTGGGAATATATTTTAATATGA
- a CDS encoding A1S_2505 family phage non-structural protein: protein MQKSPNYITKLQPDEIFVFGSNLAGMHGGGAARLAYQRFGAVWGQGVGLQGQSYAIPTMQGGVETIQPYVDEFIEFAKQHPQLKFLVTEIGCGIAGFSPSEIAPLFEQAGEVKNIYLPERFWMVLK, encoded by the coding sequence ATGCAAAAATCACCCAATTACATCACTAAACTCCAACCCGACGAAATCTTCGTGTTCGGTAGCAACCTCGCAGGTATGCACGGCGGGGGTGCTGCACGGTTGGCATATCAGAGATTCGGGGCTGTCTGGGGACAGGGTGTCGGATTGCAGGGGCAGAGTTATGCCATACCGACCATGCAGGGCGGAGTGGAAACAATCCAGCCCTATGTGGACGAGTTTATCGAGTTTGCAAAGCAACATCCACAACTGAAATTTTTGGTGACGGAAATCGGTTGCGGGATAGCAGGGTTTAGTCCATCCGAGATTGCCCCGCTGTTTGAACAGGCAGGAGAGGTGAAGAATATCTACTTGCCCGAACGGTTCTGGATGGTTTTGAAATGA